A region of Desulfobacterales bacterium DNA encodes the following proteins:
- the thiL gene encoding thiamine-phosphate kinase, with amino-acid sequence MSEQINTIGEFGFIKKIKAGCLIRKSNIIKSIGDDSAVFSIDSDKVLLVTTDLLIEKIHFLRNKISGFCLGYKSLAVNLSDIAAMGGIPREAFVSIGIPNDCEFDYLANIYDGMKNLASKFDVNILGGDTSRSETDLIINVCLIGIADKKQILYRNSAMIGDLIFCTGCIGDSRAGLHLLLHENNSLLEFKSLIDAHTLPKPYIKEGIFLASAMAVTAAIDISDGLASDIRHIMEESKVGAVLFKDKIPISDDLKNFCNQFKFDPIDFAIEGGEDYVLLFTVPKNKAYFIEKAYFNMFKKPLHLIGEITSTEKLEIINPDGSIKQYNSYGWNHFKK; translated from the coding sequence ATGTCAGAACAAATAAACACTATCGGTGAATTCGGATTCATAAAAAAAATTAAAGCAGGATGTTTAATCCGCAAGTCTAATATTATTAAGTCCATTGGAGATGATTCGGCAGTTTTTTCTATTGATTCTGATAAGGTATTGCTCGTCACAACAGATTTATTGATAGAAAAAATTCATTTTTTGAGAAATAAAATTTCTGGTTTTTGTCTTGGTTATAAATCTTTAGCTGTAAATTTAAGTGATATAGCTGCGATGGGAGGTATCCCGAGAGAAGCATTTGTCAGCATAGGAATTCCAAATGATTGCGAATTTGATTATTTAGCAAACATATATGATGGCATGAAAAATCTTGCATCAAAATTTGATGTAAATATTCTTGGAGGGGATACAAGCCGATCAGAAACTGATTTGATAATTAATGTTTGCTTGATAGGGATTGCTGATAAAAAACAAATTTTATACCGAAATTCAGCTATGATCGGAGATCTAATTTTTTGCACCGGATGTATAGGTGACAGCAGGGCAGGTTTACATCTTTTATTGCATGAAAATAATTCTTTACTTGAGTTTAAGTCCTTAATAGATGCCCATACGCTGCCAAAGCCCTATATAAAAGAAGGAATATTTTTAGCATCTGCAATGGCTGTAACTGCGGCCATTGATATCAGCGACGGACTTGCGTCCGATATTAGACATATTATGGAAGAAAGCAAAGTTGGAGCGGTTTTATTTAAGGATAAGATACCTATATCAGATGACCTAAAAAATTTTTGTAACCAATTTAAATTCGATCCAATTGATTTTGCCATTGAAGGCGGAGAGGATTACGTTCTTTTATTTACTGTTCCTAAAAATAAGGCTTATTTTATTGAAAAAGCGTATTTCAACATGTTTAAAAAGCCTTTACACTTAATAGGAGAAATAACATCCACCGAAAAATTAGAAATTATTAATCCAGATGGGAGTATTAAACAATATAATAGTTATGGATGGAATCATTTTAAAAAATAA
- the queF gene encoding NADPH-dependent 7-cyano-7-deazaguanine reductase QueF, protein MQTNYKIESPDLVKKDILEVIDYKYQGVRNIEIIIKQPEFTSVCPMTGLPDYGIITIQYRPDKKIVELKSLKFYLLQYRNVGIFYEHVVNRILDDLAQVIEPKEMKIIGDFSARGGISTNCIATL, encoded by the coding sequence ATGCAAACAAATTATAAAATTGAGAGTCCAGACTTAGTAAAAAAAGATATTCTTGAAGTTATTGATTATAAATATCAAGGTGTTAGAAATATTGAAATCATAATAAAACAACCTGAATTTACGTCAGTATGTCCTATGACCGGACTTCCAGATTATGGAATAATAACTATACAGTATAGACCAGATAAAAAAATTGTCGAACTTAAGTCATTAAAGTTTTATCTTCTTCAATACCGAAATGTCGGCATTTTTTATGAGCATGTAGTCAACCGAATTTTAGACGACCTTGCTCAAGTAATAGAGCCAAAAGAAATGAAAATTATAGGGGATTTTAGTGCTCGAGGAGGGATTTCAACTAACTGTATTGCAACACTTTAG
- a CDS encoding phosphoesterase: MDKMEEKVLCIKRDDLPKEWLMCKGYIPDINICYFDNFTPWLIQRSVCENDPQFQQLIPYCIIERDKKILVYERKATEKRLHGLLSCGIGGHISEEDYSEDKKISDIILYSLKRELLEEILYKGNSHPHFQGLINEETSPVGKVHLGLVYVLDVHDITPQEELFMARWMDIDEIYSQIETFELWSQLALKLI; this comes from the coding sequence ATGGATAAGATGGAAGAGAAAGTTCTTTGTATTAAAAGAGATGATTTACCAAAAGAATGGCTTATGTGCAAAGGCTATATACCGGATATAAATATATGTTATTTTGATAATTTTACCCCGTGGTTAATACAGAGATCTGTGTGTGAAAATGATCCCCAATTTCAGCAGTTAATTCCATATTGCATAATTGAACGCGATAAAAAAATACTTGTATATGAACGTAAGGCAACAGAAAAAAGACTTCACGGACTTTTATCTTGTGGTATTGGAGGTCATATTTCAGAAGAAGATTATAGCGAAGACAAAAAGATAAGCGATATAATTTTGTATTCCCTTAAAAGAGAGCTTCTTGAAGAGATTCTTTATAAAGGTAATTCCCATCCTCATTTTCAAGGCTTAATAAATGAAGAAACTTCCCCAGTCGGGAAAGTTCATTTAGGCCTTGTATATGTTCTTGATGTTCATGATATTACACCTCAAGAAGAACTTTTTATGGCGAGATGGATGGATATTGACGAGATATACAGTCAAATAGAAACTTTTGAGCTATGGAGTCAATTAGCACTAAAACTTATATAG
- the thiD gene encoding bifunctional hydroxymethylpyrimidine kinase/phosphomethylpyrimidine kinase, with protein MDGIILKNNCNNTEKRYKRVLSIAGSDSSGGAGIQADLKTISALGCYGMTVITALTAQNTKGVNNVLPIPSDFVRDQMKAIFDDIGTDALKIGMLYSKELVEAVSEILIEYKVKNIVFDPVMVAQSGDKLIQDEAIASLKKSLFPIADIITPNIPEAEVILDSQIKNPTDAQNAAKEISHFYGCPNVLVKGGHLLDEDSCVDYLYMKSLDKLVEIKSDRIITNNNHGTGCTLSSAIAAYLAKNENMEESVKKAKFFVHKAIFFGRQYKIGQGHGPIHHFFKSWE; from the coding sequence ATGGATGGAATCATTTTAAAAAATAATTGTAATAATACAGAAAAACGCTATAAAAGAGTTTTATCAATTGCTGGCTCTGATTCGAGCGGAGGGGCTGGAATACAGGCGGATCTTAAAACAATTTCAGCTCTTGGATGCTATGGAATGACGGTGATAACAGCGCTCACAGCTCAAAATACAAAAGGTGTAAATAATGTCTTGCCTATTCCGTCGGATTTTGTTAGAGACCAAATGAAAGCTATTTTTGATGATATTGGAACAGACGCTTTAAAAATTGGAATGCTTTATTCAAAAGAACTTGTCGAAGCTGTTTCTGAAATTCTTATTGAATATAAAGTTAAGAATATTGTATTTGATCCTGTGATGGTAGCTCAAAGTGGCGATAAACTTATCCAAGATGAGGCGATAGCTTCTTTAAAAAAATCCTTATTTCCTATTGCTGATATTATTACCCCTAATATACCTGAAGCAGAAGTAATTCTTGATTCTCAAATAAAAAATCCAACTGATGCTCAAAATGCAGCTAAGGAGATATCTCATTTTTATGGATGCCCTAATGTGTTAGTAAAAGGTGGGCATTTATTAGATGAAGATTCATGCGTGGATTATCTCTATATGAAATCTCTTGATAAATTGGTAGAAATTAAATCGGATAGAATTATTACTAATAATAATCACGGAACGGGTTGCACTCTTTCTTCAGCTATAGCTGCGTATCTCGCAAAAAATGAAAATATGGAAGAATCTGTAAAAAAAGCAAAATTTTTTGTTCACAAAGCGATTTTTTTTGGGAGGCAATATAAGATAGGTCAAGGCCATGGTCCAATTCATCATTTTTTTAAATCTTGGGAGTAA
- the polA gene encoding DNA polymerase I, which translates to MVKENKEIYLIDGSAYIYRAYHAVKGLANSKGLPTNAVYGFTRMLIKLMDEKKPEYCAVFFDAKGETFRHKMFNEYKANRPKMPEDLAIQIPYIKDITQGFNLKVFELIGFEADDLIGTIAKIAESEGLNAVVVSGDKDFSQIITEKVTVWDPMKDKISNIDTIKNDYGLTPNQMIDVFALAGDTSDNIPGVTGIGIKTAVSLIQEFGSLDNIYTKLDKITKKKQAENLLQYKNNAFLSRDLVTIDTHAPISFDTDSKFDIKVFTIPPPNKKALSNIFKELEFTQLQKNFAPDSDLSLKNYTTILDLKAFNDLVLSLKKAGLFAVDTETTSEDPMIAKLVGISFSFAPNEAYYIPLKHSYLTVPQQLDFDYVLNELKPLLENEDIKKVGQNVKYDWIVFKRHGIELKGIIFDTMVASYVLNPSKRSHSLDSIAIEFLNHTSIKFSSVAGKGKNAVTFNKVPIEQASPYACEDADVTLLAYNILKKELEKIELLDLYEKVEMPLIPVLINMEMTGILIDKDKLISLSKYFQKEINTIEEQIYAQAGQRFNIQSPQQLGTILFEKLNLLSKKKTPKKTAYSTDVDVLTNLAETHELPRLILRHRTLSKLKSTYTDALLTIVNPNTGRIHTSFNQTVTATGRLSSSDPNLQNIPIRDVEGKEIRKAFIPYKECFLLSADYSQIELRILAHCSNDAILVDSFINNEDIHTRTASEVFQAIPALITPDLRRQAKEINFGIIYGMGAFKLSKQLGISQKMAKTYIENYFARYRGVKEFIEKTIDEAKNTGKSSTILGRIRYLPDIKSSNANIRQLAERMAVNTTIQGSAADLIKLAMIKIDNSLADKSLKSKMLLSVHDEILVEVPFNELDVVKSLVQEIMEGVWQLRVPLKVNIAWGKNWAEAH; encoded by the coding sequence ATGGTAAAAGAAAATAAAGAAATCTATCTTATTGATGGATCTGCCTATATTTATCGGGCTTATCACGCTGTTAAAGGTCTTGCAAACTCAAAAGGTCTTCCTACTAATGCTGTTTATGGCTTTACAAGAATGCTTATAAAACTAATGGATGAAAAAAAACCAGAATATTGCGCGGTTTTTTTTGACGCAAAAGGAGAAACCTTTAGGCATAAAATGTTCAATGAATATAAAGCAAACAGGCCTAAAATGCCAGAAGACCTTGCTATCCAAATACCTTATATAAAAGATATTACCCAAGGTTTTAACCTTAAAGTATTTGAGCTTATAGGCTTTGAAGCTGATGATCTTATAGGAACAATTGCAAAAATTGCCGAATCTGAAGGACTAAACGCAGTTGTAGTATCAGGAGACAAAGATTTTTCCCAGATTATTACAGAAAAAGTAACGGTTTGGGATCCAATGAAAGATAAAATAAGCAACATTGACACTATAAAAAACGATTATGGATTAACGCCTAATCAAATGATTGATGTTTTTGCGTTAGCTGGCGACACATCTGATAATATACCGGGCGTTACCGGTATAGGCATAAAAACAGCGGTTTCCCTAATACAAGAATTTGGAAGCTTAGATAACATTTATACTAAGCTCGATAAAATTACAAAAAAGAAACAGGCTGAAAACTTGCTACAATATAAAAACAATGCTTTTTTAAGTCGAGACCTTGTAACAATAGACACTCATGCTCCAATTAGTTTTGATACTGATTCTAAATTCGATATAAAAGTTTTTACGATACCACCTCCAAATAAAAAAGCTTTATCTAATATATTTAAAGAGCTTGAATTTACTCAACTTCAGAAAAATTTTGCGCCTGATTCGGACTTAAGTTTAAAAAACTACACGACAATATTAGATTTAAAAGCATTTAATGATTTAGTTCTAAGCCTTAAAAAAGCTGGTTTATTTGCTGTTGATACTGAAACTACTTCCGAAGACCCCATGATAGCGAAACTTGTCGGAATATCTTTTTCGTTTGCTCCTAATGAGGCATATTATATTCCCTTAAAGCATAGTTATTTAACAGTTCCTCAGCAGCTTGACTTTGATTATGTTTTGAATGAATTAAAACCGTTATTAGAAAATGAAGATATAAAAAAAGTAGGTCAAAACGTAAAATATGATTGGATTGTATTTAAAAGGCATGGAATAGAATTAAAAGGTATAATTTTTGACACAATGGTCGCATCTTATGTGCTTAATCCTTCCAAGCGAAGCCACAGCCTTGATTCAATAGCCATTGAGTTTCTTAATCATACAAGCATAAAATTTTCTTCAGTTGCCGGTAAAGGCAAAAATGCCGTTACATTTAACAAAGTTCCAATTGAGCAAGCATCTCCCTATGCATGTGAAGATGCTGATGTTACTTTATTAGCCTATAATATTTTAAAAAAAGAACTTGAAAAAATAGAACTTTTAGACCTTTATGAAAAAGTTGAAATGCCCTTAATACCAGTTCTAATTAATATGGAAATGACAGGCATACTTATTGATAAAGATAAACTTATTTCCCTTTCCAAATATTTTCAAAAGGAAATTAATACTATTGAAGAGCAAATCTATGCTCAAGCTGGACAACGCTTCAATATACAGTCTCCTCAACAACTTGGAACGATACTGTTTGAAAAACTAAACCTTTTAAGCAAAAAGAAAACTCCTAAAAAAACAGCTTATTCAACGGATGTTGATGTTCTAACGAATCTGGCTGAGACACATGAGTTGCCGCGACTTATTTTAAGACATAGAACTCTATCTAAGTTAAAATCCACTTATACAGACGCTCTGCTGACAATAGTTAATCCTAACACAGGGAGAATACACACGTCTTTCAATCAAACTGTTACCGCTACCGGCAGATTAAGCAGTTCTGATCCTAATCTTCAAAATATCCCAATAAGAGATGTCGAAGGAAAAGAAATACGAAAAGCATTTATTCCGTATAAAGAATGTTTTCTTTTATCAGCGGACTATTCTCAAATAGAATTACGCATACTCGCCCATTGTTCAAACGACGCAATATTAGTAGATTCCTTCATTAATAACGAAGATATTCATACCAGAACCGCGAGTGAAGTTTTTCAAGCGATACCTGCTTTAATTACACCTGATTTAAGGCGTCAAGCAAAGGAAATAAATTTTGGAATAATTTATGGAATGGGGGCATTTAAATTATCAAAACAGCTTGGCATCAGTCAAAAAATGGCAAAAACATATATTGAAAATTATTTTGCAAGGTATAGAGGAGTTAAAGAATTTATAGAAAAAACCATTGATGAGGCTAAAAATACTGGGAAGTCCAGTACTATACTCGGAAGAATAAGATACTTGCCTGACATTAAAAGTTCAAATGCAAATATTCGCCAGCTTGCTGAAAGAATGGCAGTAAATACTACCATACAAGGAAGCGCCGCGGATTTAATTAAGCTTGCTATGATAAAAATAGATAATTCCCTTGCCGATAAGTCTTTAAAATCTAAAATGCTACTTTCAGTTCATGACGAAATTCTTGTTGAAGTCCCTTTTAATGAACTTGATGTGGTTAAAAGCCTTGTGCAGGAAATAATGGAAGGAGTATGGCAATTACGGGTGCCTCTTAAAGTAAATATAGCATGGGGTAAAAATTGGGCTGAAGCTCATTAG
- a CDS encoding aldehyde ferredoxin oxidoreductase: protein MDTYIKVLFVHTETGFYRMNRYKVGAFFGPVDLGLHLSGKYKSLNIGAGLLAGSIFPGSNRLIFNGFSPCWGGFYISSMGGAALVFDNLGINMLSIVGKCSVPSVLYLNRIHGEEIQVEVCPVDINKLWREGRGGMYSVMDYTLNRFVHEFTTDPRILAIGPASASTDFGAIASAPINNGKLSFVDTWAGRGGFGSKLLQEHGIVSIIYGGTFIDEDFRDRKVADQWFINKYQKKLAAKDIEATAKYRFEPKFETGGTFGVNYATLAGRMISFNYRSIYMEEDERINIHKKFVLDHYLKQFNEETIQTKQQKTCGEPCAAVCKKMKDNYKKDYEPYQTMGPLSGIFDQRAAEKLNHHADMNGFDAISIGGVISWLMECLHEKLITTDEIGIPNNYPVFSPEGFSIVSDSMHNAEIGVSIIDAIIEKKGLMNMEEGARKFCRHLSRQKGKKVLDSFVYTAYARKGWMVPNQYWTPGTLSPMAIMGKYYMNYGNEFFPPRELGRKNAERMKKELIMDNFGICRFHRMWAEEMIPEVVDSLYGLREKFIENNTITASRITSRNSSIFWESERSIDLVYSFLKRRNIVEKDNDPELIKWIQLFEKDKNEAALSFWYEIHKGIQESLREV, encoded by the coding sequence ATGGATACTTATATAAAGGTTTTATTTGTTCATACAGAAACTGGTTTTTATAGAATGAACCGTTATAAAGTAGGAGCTTTTTTTGGCCCAGTTGATTTAGGCCTTCATTTATCTGGAAAGTATAAAAGCTTAAATATAGGAGCAGGCTTGTTAGCTGGTTCAATTTTTCCAGGTTCTAATCGTTTGATTTTTAATGGATTTTCTCCTTGCTGGGGAGGCTTTTATATATCGTCGATGGGTGGAGCTGCTCTTGTTTTTGATAATCTCGGTATAAATATGCTTTCAATAGTCGGTAAATGTTCTGTTCCATCAGTGCTATACCTTAATCGAATACATGGAGAAGAAATTCAAGTGGAAGTTTGTCCAGTTGATATAAATAAACTATGGAGAGAGGGTAGGGGAGGGATGTATTCTGTAATGGACTACACTTTAAATAGGTTTGTCCACGAATTTACAACTGATCCACGAATACTTGCTATAGGTCCTGCATCTGCATCTACAGATTTTGGAGCAATAGCATCAGCTCCTATCAATAACGGTAAACTTAGTTTTGTTGATACTTGGGCTGGGAGAGGCGGATTTGGAAGCAAGCTTTTACAAGAGCACGGCATAGTTTCGATTATATATGGAGGCACTTTTATTGACGAAGATTTTAGGGATAGAAAAGTTGCTGATCAGTGGTTTATTAATAAATATCAAAAGAAACTCGCTGCAAAAGATATTGAAGCTACTGCTAAATACAGGTTTGAACCTAAATTTGAGACAGGTGGAACCTTCGGAGTAAATTATGCTACCCTCGCAGGTAGAATGATTTCTTTTAACTATAGAAGTATTTATATGGAAGAAGATGAAAGAATTAATATACATAAAAAATTTGTTTTAGATCATTATTTAAAACAATTTAATGAAGAAACAATACAAACTAAGCAGCAAAAAACCTGTGGTGAGCCTTGCGCGGCTGTATGTAAAAAAATGAAAGATAATTATAAAAAGGATTATGAGCCTTATCAAACGATGGGACCTCTTTCGGGAATTTTTGACCAGCGTGCAGCGGAAAAGCTTAACCATCATGCTGATATGAACGGTTTTGACGCAATATCAATAGGCGGTGTTATTTCGTGGCTTATGGAATGCCTCCATGAAAAGCTTATAACTACTGATGAAATAGGGATACCAAATAATTATCCGGTTTTTAGTCCGGAAGGTTTTAGTATAGTATCAGATTCCATGCATAATGCTGAAATAGGAGTTTCTATTATTGATGCAATTATTGAAAAAAAAGGCTTGATGAACATGGAAGAGGGTGCAAGAAAGTTCTGTAGGCATCTTTCAAGGCAAAAAGGAAAAAAAGTTTTGGATTCATTCGTCTATACTGCATATGCACGTAAAGGTTGGATGGTTCCAAACCAATATTGGACACCAGGTACTCTTTCTCCGATGGCGATAATGGGAAAATATTATATGAATTATGGTAACGAATTTTTTCCGCCAAGGGAGCTTGGAAGAAAAAATGCCGAGCGTATGAAAAAAGAACTAATAATGGATAATTTTGGAATTTGTCGATTTCATAGAATGTGGGCTGAAGAAATGATACCTGAAGTAGTTGATTCTCTTTATGGATTAAGGGAAAAATTTATTGAAAATAATACAATAACTGCAAGCAGAATTACAAGTAGAAATTCTTCAATATTTTGGGAATCGGAAAGAAGTATTGATTTAGTGTATTCGTTTTTAAAAAGAAGAAATATTGTTGAAAAAGATAATGACCCTGAACTTATAAAATGGATTCAGCTTTTTGAAAAAGATAAAAATGAGGCAGCATTAAGCTTTTGGTATGAGATTCATAAGGGAATACAAGAATCCCTGCGAGAGGTGTGA
- a CDS encoding dodecin domain-containing protein: MSESMYKIIELVGTSPVSWEDAMKSAVESAGKSLRGLRVGEVNTLDMKVEEGKVVAFRTRFTVSFKYEGKE; encoded by the coding sequence ATGAGTGAAAGCATGTACAAAATCATAGAGCTTGTTGGAACGAGTCCAGTTTCTTGGGAAGATGCAATGAAAAGTGCTGTTGAATCTGCTGGAAAAAGTTTAAGAGGATTACGAGTAGGTGAAGTTAATACCCTTGACATGAAAGTTGAAGAGGGAAAAGTAGTAGCTTTTCGAACAAGATTTACTGTTTCTTTTAAGTATGAGGGAAAAGAATAA
- a CDS encoding lipase: protein MEKKKIFIAIIALLNLTFYSCANLSVLWWKTNKSTYSSNEKEEKNNDYPIILITGYGGWGQNELLGYNYFGGPSDIEKILRKRGISTFVIVPGGYSSIWDRACEIYAQIKGGRVDYGKFHSEKYGHERFGRTYEGVYKDWGEKNKITGKIKKVHLVGHSFGGIAARMIVQLLEHGNLEESQNTPPNELSPLFQGECNNYVHSVTTIASPNNGTTLLCSAWPLNPNIQDDLTILLAGITGLNLQGIYDVRLDQWGIKREKEESFKNYMNRIKFSKYINASRDSGIWDASPEGTLELNTWVKAQPNVYYFSFATEQTHKGWFSNNEYPDWGMFLPFQPFSALMGSYTQKSPNRVIIDEKWFKNDGIVNTYSMDGPKIGSEDVIVEFNGSPKIGLWNYMGVLKNTDHADALGIYSMSLKGARPLYNRIASLLISLPE from the coding sequence ATGGAAAAGAAAAAAATATTTATAGCGATTATAGCTTTATTAAATTTAACTTTTTATAGTTGCGCCAATCTAAGTGTTTTATGGTGGAAGACTAATAAAAGTACCTATAGTTCTAATGAAAAAGAAGAAAAAAATAATGATTACCCTATTATTCTTATTACTGGTTATGGAGGCTGGGGCCAAAATGAACTTTTAGGATATAATTATTTCGGAGGCCCTTCAGATATAGAAAAAATTTTAAGAAAACGCGGAATATCAACTTTTGTTATTGTCCCAGGAGGGTATTCAAGTATTTGGGATAGAGCTTGTGAAATCTATGCTCAAATTAAAGGAGGTCGAGTTGATTATGGCAAATTTCATTCTGAAAAGTATGGACATGAAAGATTCGGCAGAACCTATGAAGGCGTTTATAAAGATTGGGGTGAAAAAAATAAAATTACCGGGAAAATAAAAAAAGTTCATCTTGTTGGACACAGTTTTGGAGGCATTGCTGCAAGAATGATTGTTCAGCTACTTGAGCATGGAAATCTTGAAGAATCTCAAAATACCCCTCCAAATGAATTATCTCCTCTATTTCAAGGCGAATGTAATAATTATGTCCATAGCGTAACAACTATTGCATCTCCAAACAATGGAACAACTCTTCTTTGCAGTGCATGGCCTTTAAACCCAAATATACAGGATGATTTGACTATTTTATTAGCTGGTATAACTGGGCTTAATTTGCAAGGAATTTATGATGTAAGATTAGACCAATGGGGAATTAAAAGAGAAAAAGAAGAATCCTTTAAAAATTATATGAATAGAATAAAATTTTCAAAATACATTAATGCAAGCAGAGACTCAGGTATATGGGATGCAAGTCCTGAAGGAACATTAGAATTAAATACATGGGTAAAAGCTCAGCCTAATGTTTACTATTTTTCTTTTGCAACTGAACAAACCCATAAAGGGTGGTTTTCAAATAACGAATATCCTGATTGGGGTATGTTCCTTCCTTTTCAGCCATTTTCAGCACTTATGGGTTCCTACACCCAAAAAAGTCCTAATAGAGTTATTATTGATGAAAAATGGTTTAAAAATGACGGTATAGTTAATACTTATTCAATGGATGGTCCCAAAATAGGGTCTGAAGATGTTATAGTTGAATTTAATGGCTCTCCGAAAATAGGTCTATGGAATTATATGGGAGTTTTAAAAAATACTGACCATGCTGATGCTCTTGGAATCTATTCTATGTCCTTAAAAGGCGCAAGGCCTTTATATAACCGAATAGCTTCTTTGTTGATTTCTCTTCCAGAATGA